CATATTTGGATGAGCATCCCGGTGGAGATGATGTTATCGTGGCTGCAACTGGTATGTTCCTACTTTGTAATGTATACTTCTCTCCCAAATCTGAACAGTGACagatatgtttttattttttcccatCAAAGGCAGAGATGCCACAGATGATTTTGAAGATGCTGGTCATAGCAAAGATGCTAGAGAGTTGATGGAGAAGTTCTATATCGGCATGCTTGATACATCTTCCTCAGATAGCTTAAAACTAGAAACGAGTCAAGTAGACGGTTATGCAGCTCGGGTTCAGGCCTCGACAAAGCAATACTGGAAGGCCCCTGTTGCAGTACTTGGTATTTCTGTGGTACTTGGCTGTTTATACTTGCGCAAAAAATGATTGCAATGCCAATTAAAAGGCTGTTAGCTTGTTGAGTTGAGAGAGTTGGTCACATTTTTGCTTCTTACAAAACTTCATATTTGATTCAATATATTCATACTATGATTGTGGTAGGTTATTTGTTCCTTAGTAGTAGTATTGAAGAAAGAATTCTTTTCTTGTTCACTGGTaggtttgtttatttgtttccATTGTTTCATTGGATGGGAAGTTGGGAGTTGTGGAAATTGGTTGGGTCGTCTGCAACTTGAACCGACCCGAAACTGACCTGCTCAAACTGAATTTAAGTTTATCTGGAAGGTTGAAGGTCCCCAAATGGACTTTGACCATCTTCATTGCCTCCTTTACCAAACTGTACAAATCTCTACATGCAGCAATTTCTAAACTATGAATATGAAGACACTTCACATCTTATACCTCTACAGAAAGATAAAGCAATCCAGTGAGATTAAAATACAATCTATATGCTTCACTGAATCAATCTTAATCGATTAGGTCTCATTTGATAATCTttctgtttttagttttttttatttttgaaatttatgtttgatttttctcaACTTTTTAGCTAcagttttcatatttcttaagaaagatcatttgaatttttagtaaaaatctaaaataaaaacaagtttttaaaaactactaaaacttgGCTAACTGGAAAGAAACTTAGAAGTATGTTGGTTGTTGAAGCTAATCTTCACTTAATTGAGGGaaagtttaattttgtttatttcatattttatattaaagtttattCTATGAGTGTGAATGATTATATACAtggtatatatttaattaagcaGATTTTCACATTAACAGTAACAGGAGCAATATGAATGATTAAACTTATTTAGTGAGGTAtgaatttattatataatgaaTATTTGATTAACACAATATATGATGTATAGTGGTGGTAAAGTTGGTATGGACAGAAGAAACTTTGCCCAACAATTCTCTGTATACATATTCCAAATTTGAAATGAgagatttgtgaatgaagacaaaaataaaatataaatataaaaaaaataaaataataaataataaataattgataCCTAAAATTGGGTAGGGTAAACTTATAGTAAATAAAGGCTGAAATGTGTTGTGAACTCAGGGAGAACATTGGGAACACggatattaataaaatatcattaaaataaatataatataata
This genomic window from Benincasa hispida cultivar B227 chromosome 4, ASM972705v1, whole genome shotgun sequence contains:
- the LOC120075220 gene encoding cytochrome b5, which produces MPSISALYSIQEVSQHSSNDDCWIIIDGKVYDLTSYLDEHPGGDDVIVAATGRDATDDFEDAGHSKDARELMEKFYIGMLDTSSSDSLKLETSQVDGYAARVQASTKQYWKAPVAVLGISVVLGCLYLRKK